A region of the Vicia villosa cultivar HV-30 ecotype Madison, WI unplaced genomic scaffold, Vvil1.0 ctg.000400F_1_1, whole genome shotgun sequence genome:
GATTTTGCAATGGAGTCAAGATTATACCCTCCTTCTAAAACCAGTACAATCCTACCTTCAGCAAAATCCGTCAGCTGAAATATAAAAGGGAAAAGCATAAGTAACagactgatatatatatatatatatatatatatatatatatatatatatatatatatatatatatttttataattgacACACTTCAGAGTTTCAGTTTTATCAAGAATATAGCTCACCGGTGTTTACAATAAACAAGTGAACTAAGTAAGAAAGTCAGTTTTAAAAAGTAACCTTTTTCAACAGGACAGAATAACCAAATGGTGTGATACGACATCCACCCAAAGGGTCTCCAACGGCTGTTACACAAAAAAGTACATAGTTACAcctataaaatcaataaaattatcACACTGATCCAAACTCAAGGCAACCAAAAAATAAAACTCCAAAGTTATGCAACCATGAACCTGCATCAAATCCAGCAGAAACTATTATTATGTCTGGATTAAATTCTTTGGCGACGGGGAGCAAGATGTGGTCCCACGCTGCGAAATAGTCTGCATCACCACATCCACCATTCTCCCATGGCACATTTATATTGTATCCAGCACCTGCTCCTTCTCCAATCTTGTCATAAAATCCATCATCATTTGCTGGATAAAAACTCCCAAATTCATGCCTGTATGAATAGGAAAGCGGATATGACTATGGTTCAACCATGAAAGTGATAAAACCACCAAAAAAATCATGTTAAATCCTTAAACTGAAAGTCATCACAACATTTCCAGTTTAATAGGAAGAAACAATCCAGCAGTCAACAGTAACACCTTTGGCATTAACTAGCAGAGCTCTAACTTAAACACAATTATGGATGGGTGCTAAGAAATAAATACAAGATTACCAATCAATAAGATAATCAAAAAATGCACAATAATAATCTACACACCTATGGACGGAGAAGAATAACACTCGAGAATCATTCCAGAACATTTTTTGAGTACCATTTCCATGATGGACGTCCCAGTCAACAATTAAAATTTTCTTTACACCAAATTCCGGCTGTCACGCACATGACAAAACCAGAGAAAATAAAAGGGCATTAAGTTAACTAACTGATCAAAGGCTCAAAACTCTTTGTAAATAAAGAATCGACAGTAGACGTTACATTACTTACAGTTTCATCTAAGAGATAAGATGCAGCAATTGCCACATTGTTGAACAGACAAAATCCCATGGCTTCATTATGCTCTGCGTGATGACCTGGAGGCCTAACAATAGCAGCACCTGAATGCAATTCCTTGCTTGCTACTCTTTTAGCAACCTGTTTGTAAAAAGATCTTCAGTTAGGCTCATGAAGTTTTCCTATGAACAAAATCCAGACTCATTTTAATCAAATTAAGTGTGAGATTTGAGGAGGGTTGAATATATACAGTATTACAACACAAGGAAACAATTTTACTGCAACACTGAAACTCATATTACCAAATATTCAGGGAGGATAGAAAGAGAAAttcacaaaaacaaaatattttgcaTGAGatgaattgaaataaaaataataattactatAGAGAAAACATTACGAAGTTCATACTCACAAACCAGTTTCAATTTGTAAATTCCTGTTTGTGATCATTTTCTGATTTTTGGGAACAGATACAATTTTCCAATTAATTCTCTATGTACAATAGGAAACCATGAATGTTATCTATTTTCATATCTTTAAATTTTGGAAGCTTCTCACTCTATGGTAGTATAACTGAcatatgaagcacggacacaggAAACAAGACATCAATACTGACACGTTAACaccggtaataatttgaaaaaatgaataaattaaacattatcacaatttgaaaaaatgaataaattaaacattATCACAAGTGTCGGTGTTGGTTTCGAACACAGACACACCTTTTTGGGTATAAGTGCCTATAAGGAAATTAATCTACCAAACTCCTACTAGGCCATCCAAACATGTACTAATAATCAATTAAAGTAAGAAATACAATATTTCCTTCATGTGCGTGCGAAAATGTAAACGATCTACGAAATTTAATATCCAGTCATGGAAATCAACATGATCAAGGACAATGacattaaataaaaaactgaaaacagacaattaattaaatattcacATTATAATCTATTCtataaagaaaataattgaataaaaccTCAATAGTGGAGCCAGCAGCGAGATAAGCAGCTTCTGTTGAACCTTCATTGAAGTATATAGAATTAAGTCTTGCCGCAATGTTATTCCTCGAGTTAAAACTCTTAGAGCTTATCTTCTTGATCTGATTCACATGCTTTGCAGAATGCACTGATAGTAACTGTTTATCTTCAGCTTCTTTAGCATCCAAAATCACACAActgaaaaacaataaaatcaaaaACAAGATCAAAATTCATTCAAGAACATAGAAGATTACATCAAGAAAGAACGAAAACAAGAAAAAATTGAAATGCGATGCGATGCGATTATTACCGATCGGTAATGCCGGTGGTTTGAAGCTTGTTCCAGATAGATCTAATGCGATTCGGAGTTTCGGGATGGTAATCGTCCAAAGGATCGAAGTGATTGCACATTCTTTCATCGTAGAGTAAACCAACGTTGCGACGAGAGGTGGTTTTGCTTGTGTTCTCATCGCTCTCAGACTTCATTGCTTCTTTCAGTTTCGTCTTCTCTGGAAGTGATTGTGAGTTTTCGGAGAGGTAGAGTTCTTTCTGGTCGAGTATCATCTTTCTTGTAGTCGATTTTTCCCTCTCTTCAGTTCTGAAATTTAAAGGGGACTTTTCGTTAGACTCTCTAGTCCACGAGGTTTGGGCGTTTGGCTTTCGAGTTGACGTCGTACTACTTGCTcgttattttcatatattttcttCCTTTCATTTTTTCTCTCAACAAACACAGTACAGTACTCACATAGACTTATCTagcaaatttatttaataaaaaataatccaacaattttataattatgtgaTGGAAtgagaaattttaaataaaataaccaaaTAATGGAGcgagatttttatttttttctgctCCACTACGCTCTATTATATTTCATTCTGCTCCGCTCCGTTATCCGTCAATCCAAACATAACCTTAGTCGTCGCATTTTGGCCAACTCACAAATTGATCATGTCTTTTTCAAATCGAACAAAGCAGTCTCTACTCCCTATAATATCATGTTTTTTGCAATTTCAGACCTGACCCATATTTTCCCCTCCAAAAATGTTAATGTGTCAAATTTGTAACTGATGTGGTCAAAAGAACACTTGTGTGGCAATGCATAtttgaaaaatgttatttataaattcaagaaattggtttttttttaatatagcaaaaacatttaaaaatgcaaaattgaaaatatataaGATAGAAACTATATGGTCCCAAAAATCACAACCACGATCCCATAGAatgaaaaagtcattttttttcttccttcCGTCAAATCGATTCGACCATGGCAGAGAAGGACAAAGACACAATCATCTCAAAATTAGATTACACATAAGTTAGTATTTTGGTTTAGGTGGATGCAATATGTTCCATAAAcatatctttctttttttttagaattatgTTAACCTCAATGTATGCTCCACAAACATAACtttctttttattataattatggtACTACCACTACTAAAAAATTCACTTTTAGTAATCGATTTAGTGACCAGACAATTTCGGTCAATGTAGTAATCAAATTAGCCACCAAATTTTGATATTTATGAgccaattttaagaggtcactaaatcggtaaCTAAAATAAACCAGCCACcaatttagagaccaaaattttgtggcctaaatttcggtcactatagtgaccgaattagtcaccaaaatttgatattcatgggtcaattttaagaggtcactaaatcggtcacgaaaaaataattgtatatacaatttaattaatatataaaaattagagaCCGACATTTTgatcactaatattttttgttttatttttttatttttaatctttattatgttactattcccttttcattttttttttaagattttaattctcttttaattttcaatttttattaaaaaatatattttttttactgttttaacatataatatatctatataaaactatatgtatatatgtttaattataaaatataataatagatgTGAAGTGGTGTAGTGGCAATTTCTTATTAAAATACGAGGAGATTTTGATTCCTAGGTatcacaatttttaattttattttatgaaaaaaaacactaaaatcggtcactaaattcgatcacaaatttggtcactaaattcgtcgcaaaagcttagcgactagcactttttcaaccgaaaagTAATGGTTGCTAAatgttttagtgaccgattttatagttttttctatttctaattcggtcactaataGCGAGTTTTCTAGTAGTGTACTTCGGGTGAATGAAAATCAATTTTAACATTAGGTAATAAGGAAACACAATTCATtgattctaatttaattttcattcaaacatcatttaagTTCACTTGAAAATTACAACAAACATCTTAAGTCTTCCAAGTTCACTTGAATTTTACAACATAAGCTTCCAACCACTTAACCTAACCAATATCTTCTAAACAATAACACAAATCATAAACATAAAACACCTAAACATAATCAGCATTACTAAACGCAAGCCTTCGAGTTAACAACACATAGCAATCTCATAATGACCACAACAGCTAGAACAATCAATCTTTGGCAAAACTTTAGCTTCTTTTTCAAATTCCCATCTTGTTTCAGCTTcatattatttttcttcttaagTTCATCAATTTTCTTTGTTAGTGACAAAATCACTTCCTTTGCACGCACAGACATTTCTTCATTGTATCAATTGAAGAAATTACACCCCTTTTGTCCCTGCAACtgtattcataaaaaaaaacattattaattATGGGTTTCCGAATAATGGTGATACCTTCATTTGATATAACATGGGTTTTACCTTGTATAACCTACAACCATTAAACCTACACCCAGGATTCTCTGTTGTCCATGCAGTAGTGAGAGGTGAATCAAGACCATAGAAGCAATGAACATCTATTCTTCATGATACACAACTATCATTGGACATATATATGATTGTGACATTTCTGATTTTGAttgttgaggaagaaatggaagAAACTGAAGAAGAAAACGAGGAGAAAGAAAAAGGAATTGAGCGAAAACGAGGAGGAAGACAAAAATGATGAAATTGAAGAAGAATACGAGGAGAAACCAATTTGGGGAAGACAATATTGATGAAGAAGACGTAATATAGAATTAGGGCAATGACATTTTTCTTTTAATCTTCTTGTTTTAATTTATGAaatgttttaattgtatttttaaataaaaaatggtgGTTTTAATGACATGTAAATGTCATTTTTCATATTTGCACTACCACATATGCGCTCGTTTGCCATTTGTTCGTTTTTGGATGGGGGAATATGGGTTAGGGCTTAAATTGCAAAAAGCACGATACTATAGGGACTGCTTTGCTCGATTTGAAAAAGGCATGACCAATTTTATAAGTTGATCAAAATGTGAGGACCAATAGTGTAGTTAAGTCTTTCTTTTAAATTTCAGAGCATTAAAAAGACTTGTTCATATTTAATTGTTGTTTTGATAGTTTAAAGCTAAAAAGAATTATACGTGCCAAGAAGTCTGAATTAGGGGTATTCGCGGTGTCGGTGCAGTTTGGGGAATTTTGATGAAAAGTCATATGAACTGCAAGAAAAAAAATGTGTGGTTtggttggcttttagaaataaaactgaaccaaatcaaACAAATACGATTTGGATTTGTCCGGTTGATTTGACTTTTTACAAAAAAATTCTCGCGTTATACATACATTTATGGATGACAGCATAACTTTGTATTTGGTCTTTTATGtgtatcaaataacaataaattcatcatatttggacaataactttccatttaatatacaaaaataaaattagaaaaaggtgaaataaaaaacataaaatacataaaattatagcaaaaacatcataatgaaatagaaaaaaaaaacagatgaaatattagagaagatgaaaaagaaagagcatgAGAGATGAGAGATTATAGATGAAAATGTGCATTAAAGACCAAAGTCGTCTCAAGTTTTTGGAGGTTCTCTGTAGGTTATCCACAATTTAACcgtgaaaaaataaatataagccCTACTTAATCACGATGTAACTCGACAAATGTTAGACAACGAGACCTTATCTAGACGGAAGTGAATAGATCCCCTAATTCAAAATTACTAGTAGtttaagatttttgaaaagagtttaaACTTTGCCTAGCAGAAGTTTCGCGTTTAGATCGAAAATTATCTAAACCAAACAAGTTATTAGAACTCGGATACACGCAATCATATATGGTGTGACAATGTAACAATTGAAGTTAAACTCTGAATTCTCAAATTAATAGCTCAAGTATGCATAAGCTAATTAATTTCCAACCAATTAAAGCACACGACAATCAAGTATcaaattatcgaacacttggtgtgcaattgattttttagaaatttctttCAAGTTTGTTGATATTTAAATCCTCTTACAATCAAAGTGATTGCAAGAATATCAACAATtcaataattttcaaaatacatTCCAGAAATTTATTTCTAATCAATCGCTCAATCAATGTGTTTGACAATTTGATAATGGATTTTTAAATGCAAGAGAaataaagagatagagagaggatacaaggatttgtttaggcagttcactGATCGTCcttgctacgactacgtctgcaaTTCCAATTTGGAAGTCTAATATTAGGATGACTATGcaaaaaattatttacaagatatGTCAAGCAATTCAACCCTACAAACCTTATGTTTGGTGTTGATATTTGCATTTCTATTCCCTTGATATGAGTTTGATCAAGTCACCCAACAGACATCAATTGATTCACCGTTTCATGCTACTCCTTTGCAACAAAAAAAACATTGTTCTTCAAAGCTCTCACTCAGTCGAATCCAAATTGTGAGTTGTTGTCTCCCAAGATTACCAATTAATTCACCGTCTCACGCTACTCATTTGCAAGAACTACTTGTTCTTCGAAACTCTTCACTTGATTGAATCCAATTGCATAAATCTTGTCAAAAACCCCCAAATCTCTACTTTGATCTTGGAGTGAAAACCCTCACAGTTTTTCCGATGAAACTCCATATAATTCTCAATCCAATCTTAGGTTACAATCAACCTGGATTGAAGATTATCAACCAAGTCTAGATGACACCCAAACAATGAATGATTATGTATAATTTGTTTGTGTGTATGCATAAATGTTAAAGATGATGAGCAATCTTAGTATatgtttatagtttcatcaatTTAAAAAGTTGCATGCATGATGTATTTACAATGGtgcaagttggaggcaaaagggacacccaaaaatgtgaaaaagaatgtAATTTTCTGAAAAACTACGGCATGTGTCGACACGTGTAAGTCATGTGTCGACCTGTGTAATGCTATGAGTCGACTTGTAACAGGTTATGTGTCGACACACTCAAATAGAAGCTACATGCTTTAAAACTACAACACATGTGTCAACTTGAAAAttatatgtgtcgacacataaaaGTAAATTCTTTAGTATGTGTCGACCTAAAATCTTGCTTGTGTCGGCTAATGCAAACATAAGCTGTTGGCTTTAAAACAACAGTACATGTGTCGACTTGTACCATGTATGTGTTGACCTGTACACTTGCTTTTTgaacaaaaattgatttttcaagcatgaaatt
Encoded here:
- the LOC131627762 gene encoding histone deacetylase 5-like, which produces MILDQKELYLSENSQSLPEKTKLKEAMKSESDENTSKTTSRRNVGLLYDERMCNHFDPLDDYHPETPNRIRSIWNKLQTTGITDRCVILDAKEAEDKQLLSVHSAKHVNQIKKISSKSFNSRNNIAARLNSIYFNEGSTEAAYLAAGSTIEVAKRVASKELHSGAAIVRPPGHHAEHNEAMGFCLFNNVAIAASYLLDETPEFGVKKILIVDWDVHHGNGTQKMFWNDSRVLFFSVHRHEFGSFYPANDDGFYDKIGEGAGAGYNINVPWENGGCGDADYFAAWDHILLPVAKEFNPDIIIVSAGFDAAVGDPLGGCRITPFGYSVLLKKLTDFAEGRIVLVLEGGYNLDSIAKSTHACLEVLLEDKPLTGSSETHPFESTWRVIQAVRQKLSPFWPTLACEIPQKIIGQVAPPPHTLLSSSDSETEDDKAPLKLKNIADLLSKLKVDADEECDASCSWRSELSNVYIWYASYGSNMWRPRFDCYIAGGQVEGMQKTCPGSLNKTLPNEILWKTFPCRLFFGRDSSYSWGPGGVAFLNPQTNSQLKTYLCLYKISLEQFNDVLFQENVLSLDADSSLFDMTTLNDISKKEFSSQEVVKDSWYGNVVYLGKDQDIPIITMTCSGLAIESFKSGKLPLRPPNKSYANTLIKGLVEGEQLSEEEAIAYIDAAAVAELL